Proteins co-encoded in one Schaalia radingae genomic window:
- a CDS encoding alanine/glycine:cation symporter family protein, whose product MIKVVADWITGHITMWILIGVGIYLTVRTRAVQVRLFGHMVKTVGSSRQDSKGGISSFQAFTISLAARVGVGNVFGVAAALLLGGPGAIFWMWIVAAVGMSTAFVEATLAQVFKVRDADGTYRGGPAYYMHLGMKSKPLANIFAIITLLTCAFVITSVQSNAIAETMAAATPMSKWVIAAFLLAFAAPVIYGGIRSVARVTEWMAPIMALIYLVMVFIICIMNAGEIGNVLSMIFRSAFAPQPVVGGLAGGIMAAVINGVQRGLFSNEAGQGTAPNAAATATVSHPVKQGLIQSLGVFVDTIIVCTATAFVILIAGPSVWSAEGVNPSNLTALAVADKLGAWTTVPMALMIFVLAFSSIIAAYVYSDVNMAFVTKRPWATWMVRTVSVASVVIGAVAQLPLVWNAVDIAMAIMTVTNLVALVVLGQWAFGALRDYEDQRKAGVKDPVFVGVDNPHLPADVPTDVWTKSRQE is encoded by the coding sequence ATGATCAAGGTCGTTGCGGATTGGATCACCGGTCACATCACCATGTGGATCCTTATTGGTGTCGGTATCTACCTGACAGTTCGCACCCGCGCCGTGCAGGTTCGCCTCTTTGGTCACATGGTCAAGACCGTGGGGTCATCCCGTCAGGACTCCAAAGGCGGGATCTCATCATTCCAGGCTTTCACCATTTCACTGGCAGCCCGCGTCGGCGTCGGCAACGTCTTCGGCGTAGCCGCAGCACTCCTGCTGGGCGGACCAGGCGCAATCTTTTGGATGTGGATCGTGGCAGCGGTTGGCATGTCCACCGCATTCGTGGAAGCGACCCTCGCGCAGGTCTTCAAGGTGAGGGACGCTGATGGTACGTATCGCGGTGGCCCGGCCTACTACATGCATCTGGGTATGAAGAGCAAACCCCTGGCGAACATTTTCGCCATCATCACGCTGCTCACCTGCGCATTCGTTATTACATCCGTTCAGTCCAACGCGATTGCGGAGACAATGGCCGCCGCCACTCCGATGAGCAAGTGGGTCATCGCAGCATTCCTGCTGGCATTTGCAGCACCTGTCATCTACGGCGGCATCCGCTCCGTGGCTCGGGTGACCGAGTGGATGGCACCGATCATGGCTCTGATATATCTGGTGATGGTCTTCATTATCTGCATCATGAACGCAGGCGAGATCGGCAATGTGCTGTCGATGATTTTCCGTTCCGCATTCGCACCTCAACCTGTGGTGGGCGGCCTGGCCGGCGGCATCATGGCTGCAGTGATCAACGGTGTTCAACGCGGCCTGTTCTCCAACGAGGCCGGTCAGGGCACCGCGCCGAACGCGGCCGCAACCGCAACCGTGTCCCACCCTGTCAAGCAGGGCCTGATCCAGTCTTTGGGTGTCTTTGTCGACACAATCATCGTGTGTACGGCAACCGCATTCGTCATCCTCATTGCAGGACCTTCGGTGTGGAGCGCTGAAGGCGTCAACCCCTCGAACCTGACTGCTCTGGCCGTTGCCGACAAGCTCGGCGCGTGGACCACCGTGCCGATGGCACTGATGATCTTTGTCCTGGCGTTCTCCTCCATCATCGCGGCCTACGTGTACTCCGATGTCAACATGGCGTTTGTGACGAAGCGCCCCTGGGCCACGTGGATGGTGCGCACCGTGTCAGTGGCCTCCGTCGTCATCGGTGCAGTTGCCCAGCTTCCATTGGTGTGGAACGCCGTGGATATTGCAATGGCGATCATGACAGTGACGAACCTGGTCGCCCTCGTCGTTCTGGGTCAATGGGCGTTCGGAGCACTGCGCGACTACGAGGACCAACGCAAGGCGGGCGTCAAGGATCCGGTGTTTGTCGGAGTGGATAATCCGCACCTTCCTGCGGACGTTCCCACCGACGTGTGGACCAAGTCGCGTCAGGAGTAG